Below is a window of 'Nostoc azollae' 0708 DNA.
TCAGGATAGGCTAATTCCAAAGTACCTAAAACCAAATAATCTGCCTCTGTAAACAATGAATGAGGTAATTGTTTAGCTTGTAAGCGGGTATCGCCAAATTGGCCAGTATCATATTTACCAAAACCAGCAAAAGAGCGATCACCCGCCAAATCCCTGACCACATAAACTAGTCGCGTTGGTGCTGTAGGATGACGTTGTACTCCAGTTGTATCTACACCTATATCTTGTAACAAGTTCACCAGAGTATTACCAGGTTCATCCTCTCCTACTGCTCCAATAAACCCTGCTGGCGTTCCCAATTTCACTAAAGCACAGGCAACATTAGCAGGTGCTCCCCCTGGGTAGGTAGTCCATGACCTCACTTCTTCCAGCTTTAGCCCCATTTGATCAGCTAAACAATCAAACAGAATTTCGCCAAGGCACAAAACACGGGGATTACTCATCTCATTTTCGATTTTTGACTAGGGATTAAGAGCCTGTATAAAATCTACAACAATCTTTATTCCTCGATCTCCAGTTATTCATACAATAGAATAGCAATTTTCGTCACTAAACCCCGTCTACACTGAGAACTGTAGTTTTTTGTTAGGGTTACAGCTTACAACTCAAGCTATAAAAAAACCTAATAATATGAGCTTTAGAAAAACTATAGGTTTCAACTTGGACCGGGTTTCAATAGGATATGTATGGTTTTTAATTTCCAACTTTATTGATTCACTATATACGTATGACTTCACCACTGGAGCAATATTTACTACATAAGATTTTAGGAAATAGATTAACATCCAAATCAAATCCAAAGAAAATCCAGATCAAATCCAAAGAAAATATGGACTTTGGTATTAGTAGGAACATTTATAGCGTCTAGCTCTGAGAGAATCTTTTAGAATGAGATAGAACGATTGAGTACATATACCAAGGGAGGAATAAATAAGTCATGGCTGCTAGTGAGTCTGGGACCCCTGTTAGTCTGTCAGACAGAGAACTGCAAATTATCGACTTAGTGGCCGGTGGCTTAACTAACCAAGAGATTGCAGCAAAACTGGAAATCAGCAAACGCACGGTTGATAACCATATCAGCAATATCCTCACCAAAACCAAAACAGACAACCGAGTCGCATTGGTTCGCTGGGCTTTACAGTGGGGAAAAGTTTGTTTAAATGATGTTAACTGCTGTATTCTACCTAACCACAATGATTCAAATATTGACTAGTCGAGTGCTGCTGCTCTCCTTTGGGATGCTGAAACGTCAATTTTGAGGTTTACTGATAGTCTCCTCCTCACGTCTTTTTTTCAGTGTGAACCTCTACCACAAGTTCAGTAACTTACATCTTGTACCTTCTAAATCATGCTAGGGTGGGCATTGCCCATCCTAAAAAATAACATTATTTTCAAATTTGATTTTGTCACTTTGGCAATAATTATGGTGCAATTAGTGACTTGACTTTTACTTAAAAATAGTTAGCTGAATCGTAATGATTCAGGTGGTGGGGTATTGACAAGTGTGATAGGTGAGGCAGAATATAGCAGTTATGGAAAAGAAGCTGGGACCAAAACTAGACAGAGAGATATTGAAGCAGTTGGCAACAGAGGAACTGGTAGAAATCATTATTGACCAGGGGAAAAGTATAGAGAAGCTAACAAATAGAGTAGTAGAACTGGAAAAGGAAATAGAGAAACTCAAAGTCAGTAGAGATTTAGAGACCATAACATGATCCAAACCACCATCGGGAGACATCCTCAAAAAAAGCGATAACAAACAACAAGAGAAACAAGAAGAGAACCAGATACGAAAACGGAAACCAGGAGGACAACCAGGGCATAGGGGAAAAAGGAGAAAGGGGTTTGGTGGAGTAGATAGAATAGATTTGAGATAGTGGGACGGCAAGTGTGTGGATGGTGAGGTCAGGGGCAATTATTTGGCGAACCAATAAAAATCCAAACACAACAAGTAGGGGAGTTGGTGGACAGGCCAATGGAAGTGGATTTGCAGTGTGTGTGCGGAAATACAAAGGCCACACTGGTCACCAGAGATAGTACCGGGACAAGATATAGGAATCACAGGACAAGCTTTTTTGGGATGGATCAATAACTAGGGCCATTGACCCTATGAAAAACAACACTTGTTGTTGTGGGCACTGGGTCAAATAGAAATTGGACTGGGAACATTAGTAGGTACCAATGAAGGAATAGATGGTCCAGTGGCTCAAAGTATTCATAGCCTCAAACAGTGGATAAAACAAACCCAGCCTCATATCCTTGGGGATGAAACACCCTGGGTAGTCAAAGGGGTGAAACAATGGTTATGGATTTTTGCCAATAGTGACTTCCCTTGATTTCATGGGTCTGATACTCGTTTTCCTGGCGAATTAGAATCCATTGTGGGTTCAAGTTACTCTGGTGTACTCAGTTCTGATGACTTTACTGCCTATAACGCTTATCCGGTCACAGCTCAACAGAAATGTCAGGCACATCTCTACCCTACCCCGTCACTTCAAGACACTAATCAAGATTCCTGGCTTCAATCACCAAGAAATTGGCACAAAATTCATGGACCTCATAGATGAAGGTTTTAAAAACTACCCTTTATTCCAACAAACCCAAAACCTTCATGAATTCTTGACTTGCCCATCCTAGTTTCAACCAAAAGTTGAATCTTCCATTCATTCATTGATCAAGCCCCAGGGGAACCTGGTAAACTTTTACCTTCCTTAGGCAATAGACCTTGATCATAATTTAGCTGAACCAAGGTTAGATTTAGTACTGACACAAGGAAAAGTCTGTGGTGGTTCTCTTTCTCTGGAGCTATTCCAACATCCTGCCAATTTATTGACGGTTATACAAACTTGTCGCCGTCAAGCACTTTCTCTAATTGAGTGTTTTGACCGACCTATCAAAGCCATGCTTCACTCTGCTTTCCATACACTTTCTTTAATCCCTCTACCTTAGACCTGAATCCTTACACAAAACGTAAATATAGCAATCCTATTTAAGAAATGATAAACAAAAATTAGTAACACTTCAGTGATACAAACGCTAAATTGGAAAGAAATCTGTCCCAGCTTGATCAGCTTGCAAGTCCCTTAACGGAAAATGAATACTTCAACATCTTATTCAGGTGACTCATTCCCCTTTAACTTCTTTAACCTTGAATTTATCGCACCATCACCGAGTCAAGATAGCGATTTACTCAAACAGCTATCTTTTGTCCCTGGGCTGCAAGAAATTCTCATGCTGCGTCAGGTTCACGCCCTAGAACACGCTACTGTTTGGGTTCTGAGCGAAAGTACAAGCGTTTATTCCCCTCTCGGAAACCCGAACAATGTGCAGTTTGATAACGAATCATTAAGCGGGTTATCTACAGAACAGGGATTTTACCTTTATGGTGAAGTCAATATCAGTCATTTGCGGCGTGCGGTAACACTAGCCCAACATCGCCTTACCAGTGGAGAATGGGATTTAGCTGTGCATCCCCGTTGCGGTACAAATTTATCTGTAGCAATGGTGTTAACAGCTGGATTTGCTATAGGTGTATATGCAATGTTACCATTTCGACCAATTGAACAACTGATAGGCTTAGGACTAGCTGCAACTACAGCCTCTGAACTTGCACCAGACTTAGGTTCTATCGCCCAACGTTACTTAACAACAGCTATTCCCTTTAACCTAGCAATTGAAAATACTATTCGTACACGAGACACTTGGGGACGTGAAGCTCATTTTATTAAAGTAAAATGGCGGAATTGACAGTCTCACTGCTAAAAGCAGATGGGATTATTGGTAAGGAGTCAGCTTTTTCAGGCTAACGCCAAAAATACCTGTTTGATAATTAACCAATTTCTCAAATATCCTGACTCCTGACTCCTGAATTCTTACGAATATTGGGCTAATTATCGCCCCTTCAGAATTGCTCTCTAATTAGGTCTTTAGTTGTTGCGATACCATGAGAAAACTGTATTTTCTAGTTCCGGGAACAGATAGAAAATTCGCCTGTGGTGGTCTTTGGGCAGAGTTAAAAACATTTAATTTATCTCAACAAGTTTGTAGTGCAGAAGTTGTCACTTACCGGCAAAAAGAGAAAGACAAACTTTTTCTTGATGATTTGTTACAAACCCAAAGTTTAGATAACGTGATTTTTGTCATTAGCTGGGGATTTGATATAGCTAAACTAGCTGGTAAATTGCAAAGATACAATGTAGTTTATCATGCTCACAGTGCAGGTTATAAATTCAATCTTCCTAGCAGTATTCCTATCATCACAGTCAGTCGCAATACAATGGGATATTGGGGACAAAAAGCACCGAATAATCTGATTTATTATTTACCTAATCAAATTGCTAATGAATTTACAAATTTACATATTGAGAGAGATATTGATGTTTTAGTTCAAGCACGAAAATCCTCTGAATATTTAATTCAAGAATTAATCCCCGCATTGCGAAAACAGTGTAAAGTTTTTGTAGTTGATTCTTATATTGAAGATTTACCTGGATTATTCAATCGAGCTAAAATCTATCTCTATGACTCTGCTGAATATTGGGCACAACAGAATGTGAGTGAAGGCTTTGGTCTACAACCTATGGAAGCCCTTGCTTGTGGATGTCAAGTTTTTTCTAGTATAAACGGTGGAATTTCTGATTACTTGGACCCTGGATTTAATTGCTATAAGATCGCTGGATATTCTCTAGAATATGATGTACAGAGGATATTAAAAAGTCTATCATCTCCACTTTCTTTATCTTTATCAGGAGAAGTTTTAGCAGAGTATAGAAGTGAGAATTTAATTAAGAAATTAACAGTTATTTTAGCGGAGATAAATGAATTTCTAGATCACAAAAATTATTATTCAGGCAATATTACAAATTTAACCAAATGGCGTTTAAGAAAGTTATTTCTACAGAGAGTATATGATAAAGTAAAAAAGAAATATTTCTCATGAACAATATCATATATAATATAGGAATCCGGTTTGATTTAGTCCAGGACTATTTCGGGCTTGCTGATAGCGTAGCGTGGGGTTAAGCCATATAAACAGAAAACCTGGATAAATCAATGACTGTAGCGGGATAAAAGATGAATAAGGTGCAAGGAATAAGTCTTGAAACCATCAAAAACTGATTGCCTGTGGCACTGGCGATAGCGTGGCGTAGCGTGGCGTAGCGTGGCGTGGCGTAAGCCATAGCCAATCACTTTCTGAGATTCGAGACTATTCTTACCTCATTCTAATTCTCCCTCCTGACTCCTACTAGCCCTTAGGAAAAGACTTTTTCCGCAAACCCTATTTCATCTTATAAAGTTGCTAAAGTGTGCCTACGAGGGTGTTTGAAAAGCCTATTTTGCCCCCTCAATCCCCCCATTATGGGGCAATACAGTTCAGATAAGCCTTTTTCTCTCTCCCTGCTTCCCCTCCTTGCTTAAATAGATAATTTTCCTTAACTCAACCGTATTGAATGATGGGTGACTTTGACAATTCTTTTCACCATAAATTTATTGTGGGTTACAGACTAATGTCCTAAGTCACCGTACAAATTGGGAATTTTTTGATTTGGCAGTCCCTTACGGAAGGTGAAACTATATTTTTTCTTAGCCAGGGATATCGAGGTTCTGAGGATTAAAAAAATAAGTCATGGAATCCTGACATAAAATACTCCGTTGATAGCTTATGTTAGCATTCCATAACATGATCATCCCCAAAGGGCTGATAAATACGTCAAATAGACGAAAAACCGTCTTCTTACCCCTTGCTCACTAGGCATCAATACCTGTTAATATTTCTTTAACAAAAGCACATCGCTGATCCCGAAGAAATGCTAATCATTGCAGGATGAGGAATCAAAAGGTTGTGAATTGTTGTTTAAAACACACACTAAAACACTTATAAACTGGGCAAAACCAGGAGTCAGTAATAATAAATTCATCTGGGGAAAATTATTATAACCCGGATTAATAATTTAACACTACTGGAGGCCAAATTAATGGCAAAAGAGCGCCCGCCGCTAGAGGAGATGACATTAAGGCAACTTCGTAAAGTTGCTAGTGAATATGGCATTTCTCGCTATAGCCGAATGCGTAAATCTCAACTGTTGGCATCGATTCAAGAAGTACAGCCCAACAAAGTTTCGCTTAGTCCATCTCGTTCACTGGAGGCACAGGAAACCGTGGAAGCAGCAAAATTTGAATTAGGTCAGGAAGATAGTACTGGTGGTTCTCTCGCTGATGTGGATGAGGGACTGGCAGATTTACCAGGTGGTTACGGAGAAAGTCACATTGTTCTGTTACCACGTGACCCTCAATGGGCTTACACATATTGGGATATTCCCAATAATCACAAAGAAGAATTGCGCCGCCAAGGTGGGGAGCAATTAGCACTGCGGATTTATGATGTTACTGATATAAACATTGAGTACCAAAGTCCTCACAGTATCCAAGAATATCCTGCTGATGAACTGGCAAGAGAATGGTAT
It encodes the following:
- a CDS encoding helix-turn-helix domain-containing protein; amino-acid sequence: MAASESGTPVSLSDRELQIIDLVAGGLTNQEIAAKLEISKRTVDNHISNILTKTKTDNRVALVRWALQWGKVCLNDVNCCILPNHNDSNID
- a CDS encoding DUF6391 domain-containing protein; amino-acid sequence: MNTSTSYSGDSFPFNFFNLEFIAPSPSQDSDLLKQLSFVPGLQEILMLRQVHALEHATVWVLSESTSVYSPLGNPNNVQFDNESLSGLSTEQGFYLYGEVNISHLRRAVTLAQHRLTSGEWDLAVHPRCGTNLSVAMVLTAGFAIGVYAMLPFRPIEQLIGLGLAATTASELAPDLGSIAQRYLTTAIPFNLAIENTIRTRDTWGREAHFIKVKWRN
- a CDS encoding glycosyltransferase, translating into MRKLYFLVPGTDRKFACGGLWAELKTFNLSQQVCSAEVVTYRQKEKDKLFLDDLLQTQSLDNVIFVISWGFDIAKLAGKLQRYNVVYHAHSAGYKFNLPSSIPIITVSRNTMGYWGQKAPNNLIYYLPNQIANEFTNLHIERDIDVLVQARKSSEYLIQELIPALRKQCKVFVVDSYIEDLPGLFNRAKIYLYDSAEYWAQQNVSEGFGLQPMEALACGCQVFSSINGGISDYLDPGFNCYKIAGYSLEYDVQRILKSLSSPLSLSLSGEVLAEYRSENLIKKLTVILAEINEFLDHKNYYSGNITNLTKWRLRKLFLQRVYDKVKKKYFS